CGCGGGGGCGATGGACGACTCGAGTGTGTTCCAGCGGTGAGCTTTGGTGCACGAGAGCGTCGGTTCCCGGCTTTCGATGCGCTCGAAGCCCGACTCGCGCACGGAGGTGCCCTATGAAAAGCGGGGCGTTGCTCTCGGACGATGCCCTCGCTGGGCTGCTCGACCACGTAGCGATGGCTCTCGGGGCTGGCGTGACGGCGCCGCACGCGTGGTTGGCGGTCGCAAAAGCCACGCGTACGCCGCGTGAGAAGCAGTTCGCCGAAACGATGGCCCGTATCCCACCGGCACTTGTGCAGCGGATGAACGGCGCCCTCAACGCTCCTCGGGAAGCGGTGCGTGCGGTTGTGCTCTGTCACGTGATGTGTGAGAGCACGGGGGCGCCGCTTTCGGGTTTGCTCACTTCGCTCGCGAACGGGCTTCGCGATTCTTCCGACGCTGCCCGGGCCCGCAGCGCCGCCTTCGCGGGCGCGAAGAGCACAGCTCGCGTTCTCATGGTATTGCCACTCTTCGCGATTGGCCTCGGTTATGCCATGGGCGCGGATCCGCTGCGAGTGCTTCTCACGTCGAGGCATGGCATGCTCATGCTGAGCACCGGTGTGCTGCTCACCGCGATTGGTTTCGCGTGGATGAACCGCATGCTCGCCGTCGCGCGCGGTGTGAGTGCCGACATCGATCCGCTCATCGTGATCGATTTGATCGCGAGCGTCGTCCACTCGGGGATCCCGCTTTCGTCGGCCTGCATGCGCATAGGCGAAGCCCTCGAGAACACGCCCCCGGGTCCCGCGCTTCTCGAGGCGGGGCGCGCTCTCGCTCGCGGCATGCCACCCGAAGGCGCGCTTTCCACGCTCGAAGGAGACTTAGCGGTGCTCACGAGCGCCGCCAGCCTCTCCCACGCCACAGGCGCGCGTCTTGCGCCGATCCTTTCTGCCGTCACGCGCGATCGACGCCGTGCACGCGTGCGCGAGGTCGACGAGGCCTCCGCAAAACTCGCCGTGCGTCTCGTTCTTCCCACGGGAATCACGATCTTGCCCGCATTCGTGTTGCTCGGAATTGTCCCGATCATTACGGATCTCGTCACCACACACTTCGGCCGCATCTGGCCGTAGGCGCGCGGCGACCGCCGTTGCGCAGCACAAAAGAATCCTTGAAGGGGGATACATCAATGACCGATACGACTACTCACACCAAGCCGAATAGCGCCTCACTTCGTGAAACTCTCGCGGATGACACGGGAGCGACGACCGCAGAATACGCAGTCACGATCGTCGCTGCGTGTGCTTTTGCCGCGCTCTTGTTCGCCGTGCTCACGAGCGGCGAAATGCAGGGCATTCTCACGAGCATTATCCAGGGCGCCCTCCACTCGGCGAGCTGAGCATGGTACCGGAAACCGAGCAACGTGCCCGACCGCTTAGGCGAGCACTTCGAGCGGATTCCGGTGCGGCCACGGCGGAGACGGCGGTGGTGCTCATCGCCGTCTTCGCTCTTCTCGCACTGATCGTCTCACTCGGAGGGCTCTTCGTGAGCCACGCACGCCTATCAGAAGGCGCTCGCACCGCGGCGAGGGAAATGATGATCTCCGCAGATCCCCAGGGAGCGATCGCAAAGGCGAAAGTCGTGAGCGGTGACGGGGCATCATTCAACATCAGCACAAGCGGCGATTGGGTCACGGTCAATGCTCATGCGACGTGGCGCGTGGGCGGGCCCGTCCTCGGTATGACATTTCCGCTTGAGGCCAGCGCTCACACGCGACTCGAGCCGCATCTGGTGAGGAACGGGCCGTGAGGGCGCGCCTCAGCGAAGAGCGTGGCAACGCTACCGTGACCGCACTCGGGGCCATCGCGATTACCTCCGCCATCCTCACTGTGCTCGTCACGCTTGGAATAGTCCATCAAGGCCGGTCGCTAGCCGCCTCAGCCGCCGAGCTTTCGGCGCTTTCGGCCGCTGATGCGCTCGCAGGTGGCGGCGCCGCCGGCGAGGCGTGTGCAGTTGCCCTTGAGGTCGCCGAGAAACACGGAACGATTCTCGAAAGCTGCGAGACGCAAGGTTTCGAGGCGCGGATAGCGGTCGCCGTAAGGGTGCACATCCCGCTACTCGGGGCTCAAAGCCTCACCGAGTTGGCGCGTGCCGGCCCAGCTCCCGCAGAACCGTGAGCGCACCCACCTTGCTGAGGGGGTCGTTACCATTGCCGCATTTCGGGGACACAATGCACGCGGGGCAGCCCGCCTCGCATTCGCACGCCTCGACCATGTCGGCGGTCGCACGAACCCATGCGGGGGCGCTCTCGTAGGCGCGTTCGGCAAAGCCGGCTCCGCCTTGCGCGCCGTCGTACACAAAGATCGTGGGTTTTTCGGTGTCGGCATGCAGAGCGGTAGACACGCCGCCGATGTCCCACCTGTCGCAGGTCGCAAGAAGCGGCAGCATGGCTATTTGGGCATGCTCAGCTGCATGCAGCGCACCTGGGAAATCGGCTTCCTCGAGGCCCCACGCGTGGAGGAGGTCGGCGGGGATCTCGAACCACACGGCTTTCGTCGCGAGGGTGCGCGCGGGCAGGTCAAGCGGGTATTCGCCGAGCACAGCGGAGGTGTAGATGTCACGCACCTGGTAACC
The window above is part of the Dermabacter vaginalis genome. Proteins encoded here:
- a CDS encoding type II secretion system F family protein; translation: MKSGALLSDDALAGLLDHVAMALGAGVTAPHAWLAVAKATRTPREKQFAETMARIPPALVQRMNGALNAPREAVRAVVLCHVMCESTGAPLSGLLTSLANGLRDSSDAARARSAAFAGAKSTARVLMVLPLFAIGLGYAMGADPLRVLLTSRHGMLMLSTGVLLTAIGFAWMNRMLAVARGVSADIDPLIVIDLIASVVHSGIPLSSACMRIGEALENTPPGPALLEAGRALARGMPPEGALSTLEGDLAVLTSAASLSHATGARLAPILSAVTRDRRRARVREVDEASAKLAVRLVLPTGITILPAFVLLGIVPIITDLVTTHFGRIWP
- a CDS encoding DUF4244 domain-containing protein; its protein translation is MTDTTTHTKPNSASLRETLADDTGATTAEYAVTIVAACAFAALLFAVLTSGEMQGILTSIIQGALHSAS
- a CDS encoding TadE/TadG family type IV pilus assembly protein codes for the protein MVPETEQRARPLRRALRADSGAATAETAVVLIAVFALLALIVSLGGLFVSHARLSEGARTAAREMMISADPQGAIAKAKVVSGDGASFNISTSGDWVTVNAHATWRVGGPVLGMTFPLEASAHTRLEPHLVRNGP
- a CDS encoding Rv3654c family TadE-like protein — translated: MRARLSEERGNATVTALGAIAITSAILTVLVTLGIVHQGRSLAASAAELSALSAADALAGGGAAGEACAVALEVAEKHGTILESCETQGFEARIAVAVRVHIPLLGAQSLTELARAGPAPAEP